The following DNA comes from Microbacterium wangchenii.
ATGTCAGACAGCGATGCATCGGACGTCCCCATCTGGTCGGCGGTGCTCGCACTCCTCCTCGCCGATGACCGGGTGACGCCCCAGCTCCAGGGATTCCTGCACCTCGTGGTCCCGAGCGGCGTGTACGCCGGAGTGCTGTACCTCGACGTTCCCAACGACCTCACCGCGGCGCAGATCAACAAGCGCCTCCGTCTTCCTCTCCTCGAGGCCCTCACCAAGGTGGATGCTCCGGAGCCGGCCACCTCGTTCCGTGTCGCCGTGAATCCGGACCTCATCGACGCCCACCTGACCGCACCCATCTCCGTGCAGTCCTCGGCACCGCCGCCGCCCGCCGTCTCCCGCCCTGCGCCCGACGATGCCGGCGAGGCCGCATCCCCGGCGTCGCGCAGCGACACGCGACTGAACCCGAAGTACACGTTCGACAACTTCGTCATCGGCCAGTCGAACCGGTTTTCGCACGCGGCCGCGGTGGCCGTCGCCGAAGCACCGGCGAAGGCTTACAACCCGCTGTTCATCTACGGCGACTCGGGCCTGGGCAAGACCCATCTCCTCCACGCGATCGGCGACTATGCCGTGAGCATGTACGCCGGCATCCGCGTGCGGTACGTCTCCAGCGAGGAGTTCACGAACGACTTCATCAACTCCATCGTCAACAACCGCGGCTCGGCCTTCCAAGCCCGGTATCGCGACGTCGACATCCTGCTCATCGACGACATCCAGTTCCTGCAGGGGCGCGCGGAGACACAGGAGGCGTTCTTCCACACCTTCAACACGTTGCATGACCACGACAAACAGGTCGTGATCACCAGCGACGTGGCCCCCAAGCTCCTGACCGGGTTCGAAGACCGCATGCGCAGCCGGTTCGAGTGGGGTCTCATCACCGACGTGCAGGCGCCCGACCTTGAGACGCGCATCGCGATCCTCCGCAAGAAGGCGCAGAGCGAGCGACTCCAGATCCCCGACGAGGTGCTGGAGTACATCGCGAGCGTCGTGTCCTCGAACATCCGCGAACTGGAGGGCGCCCTCATCCGCGTCTCCGCGTTCGCGAGCCTCAACCGCTCGAACCTCGACATGTCGCTGGCTCAGACCGTGCTGCGCGACATCATCGATCAGGACGACGCCAACGTGGTGTCACCGACGGACATCATCACGGCGACGGCTCAGTACTTCAAACTCTCCGTCGACGACCTCTACGGGTCCAGCCGCTCCCAAGCGGTGGCGACGGCCCGCCAGATCGCGATGTACCTGTGTCGCGAGCGCACGAGCCTGTCGCTGCCCAAGATCGGGCAGCTGTTCGGCAACCGCGATCACACCACCGTGATGTACGCCTACAAGAAGATCAGCGACCTCATGAAGGAGCGCCGCTCGATCTACAACCAGGTCTCCGAGATCACCACCCAGCTCGGCCGCTCTCGCTGAACCACGCGACGCGCCCGGCAGCCGGGCCTTCTTGACACCGCTCTGCGGTGCCTTCATCATGCAGTTCTGCACAGTGTGGATAACCTGTGGATAACCGTGGATGACACGCCTGGGCCATGTGAGTCGATTTCCTCTTCGCTGTGGAGGACGCGGAATTACACGGATGTGATTACACGACGTTCTCCGAAGCCGTTCCGCAGGCGTCCCACATCTCACACGCGTGTAGTTCCCATGTCCCACCTGGCATCGCGCGATCTATCCACAGTTTCCACAGCTGTTAACAAGATGAAGAGAAATCCCTTCGAGGAAATACACCCGATCACCTTGACGGTGAGAACGGTGCTTCCGGGAAGACACGACTCGGGCACTAGCATGGGTACGCCAGACGAAGCCGAGGGAGCACCCGTGAAGTTTCACGTCAATCGCGATGTGTTCAGCGAAGCCGTGTCGTTCGTCGTCAAGCTCCTTCCGCAGCGCAATCCGCAGCCGATCCTTGCCGGCGTTCTGATCGAAGCCGGCGAAGGCGGGCTCTCCCTCGCCGCGTTCGACTACGAAGCCTCGGCACGTACGACCATCGAGGCGACGGTGGACGAACCCGGCACGATCCTCGTGCACGGACGCCTCCTCTCCGAGATCGCCAGCCGCCTGCCCAACGCGCCGATCCAGATCACCGTCGACGAAGACGGGGGCATCCTGCTGTCCTGCGGCTCGGCGCGCTTCACGCTCGCGTCCATGCCGGTTCAGGAATACCCCGCGATCCCCGAAGTGAGCGGGCAGTCGGGCCTCGTCCCGGCCGAGGATTTCGCCACCGCGATCGCCCAGGTCGCCTTCGCCGCCTCCCGCGATGACGTCACCCCCGTCCTGACCGGCGTGCAGCTCGAAGTCACCGGAACCACGCTGAGCCTCGTGGCCACCGACCGGTACCGCGTCGCTCTCCGTGAGATCCCGTGGGACGGCGGCTCCGCCGCCGGCGACGAGCCGATCACCGCTCTGGTCCCGGCCCGTACCCTGCAGGAGGTCGGGAAGACCTTCGCGCACGGCGGCGATATCGCCATCGCCTTCTCCGGATCGGGTGACCGCGAGATCATCGCGTTCACCGCGGGCAACAAGACGGTCACTTCTCTGCTGATCAAGGGCAATTTCCCACCCGTACGGCGCCTCTTCCCCGCTCAGACGGAGCATCACGCGGTGGTCAACACCGCAGAGCTCGCCGAAGCTGTGCGCCGCGTGTCGCTCGTGCTGGACCGGTCCGCCCCGCTGCGGTTCACGTTCGCAGGCGACTCCGTGTCGATGGATGCCTCGGGCACCGAGCAGGCGCGAGCCACGGAGTCGGTCGACGCGACGCTCCTGGGTGAGGACGTGACGCTGGGTTTGAACCCGCAGTACCTGCTGGAATCGCTCGGCGCGGTCAAGAGCGAGTTCACCCGGGTGACCTTCACCTCGAGCGAGAACGCCAACAAGCTCAGCCCCGTGCTGATCACCCCGCAGACCTCGGTCGACAAGGGCGGCGCGGAGTCGTTCAAGTACCTGCTGCAGCCCAATCTCCTCCTGCGCTGACGCTCGAGCCGCGAGGTCCGCGGCGTCGCACGTCGGAATTAGGGTGGTCGCATGATCGTGGAGCAGCTCGGGCTCGTCGACTTCCGTAATTACGCGGTCGCCGACCTCTCGCTGCACCCCGGTCCGAATGTCTTCGTGGGCCGCAACGGGCAGGGCAAGACCAATCTCGTCGAAGCCGTCGCCTATCTCGCGACTCTGGGCTCGCACCGCGTGTCCTCCGACGCACCGATGGTCCGCGACGGGGCGGAGGCCGCGATCGTGCGTGCGCGGCTGGCCCATGGCGACCGGCGCGTGCTGCTGGAGCTCCAGCTGAACCGCACCGGATCCAACAAGGCGCGCGTGAACGGCTCCGCCGTGCGCACCGCCGAGTTGCCGCGGTATGCGCAGGTCGTGCTGTTCGCCCCTGAAGACCTCCAGATCGTGCGGGGTGATCCCTCCGCTCGTCGTCGCTTCGCCGACGCGCTGCTCATCCAGCGCACACCGCGGTTGGCCGGGGTGCTGGCCGATTACGACCGTGTGCTGCGCCAGCGAGGCGCGCTGTTGAAATCGGCGCGGGCGCGCGGCATCCGCGGCGACGCGCTGTCCACCCTCGACGTGTGGGATGACAAACTCGTCGCCCTCGGCACAGAAGTGATCCAGGCGCGCCTGGCCCTTGCGGCCGACCTGTCCGAGCCGGTCGCGGCTGCCTACACCGCCATCGCCGGCGCCGACCACGAGCCCCGGCTGGAGTGGGCGCTGTCGGTGCGCGGCGGCGACCCCGAGGAAGGCGATTCGGCGTCCTCGGATGCGGCCGACCCCGCCTCCATCGCAGAGCAGTTCCGCGCGGCGCTGGCCGCCCGGCGCGCGGCGGAGCTGGAACGCGGGCTGAATCTGGTGGGCCCACACCGCGACGACCTCGTCCTGCGGGTGCGGGGCCTGCCCGTCCGCGGGTACGCGTCGCACGGCGAATCCTGGTCCGTCGCCCTCGCCCTGCGGCTCGCATCGGCCGAACTGCTGCGCGCCGAGTCCCGGCTCGGTGACCCTGTGCTCATCCTCGACGACGTCTTCGCCGAGCTGGACGCGGGCAGACGCGCGCGGCTGGCGGAGCTGGCGGGCGGCTACGAGCAGGTGATCGTCACCTCCGCCGTGGAGGAGGACGTGCCCGACGGCCTCCGTGCCCACGTGGTGCGGGTCGAGGCCGGCCGCATCCTGGAGGAAGCGGATGCCTGACAAGGGAGCACCCGAGGTTCCCGAGACCCTCGCGACCTATCTGCGCCTGCGCGGGCTGGAGCCCTCGAAGTACCGCCGCCGGCGCGGGCCCCGCCCCGTGGCCGATGAGAACCAGCCCTTCATGGGCGGGCGCGATCCGCACGGCGTCGGTGACGTCCTCGACACCCTGACGCGGGATGCCGGGTGGGAGCCGCAGCTCGCACGCGCGGACATCGCCCGGACGTGGGAGGAGGTGGCCGGTACCGAGACCGCGCAGCACACCCGCCCGGTCGCGCTGGATGCGGGCCTCCTCACTGTGCAGGCCGACTCCACGGCGTGGGCGAAGCAGCTGCAGCTCATGCGTGCGCAGGTGCTGTCGGAGATCATGCGGCGCTTCCCCGAGGCGGGGGTCGACGCGATCCGCTTCATCGGACCGGACGTCCCCTCCTGGAAATGGGGTCCCAGAGCCATTCCAGGCCGTGGTCCTCGCGATACCTACGGCTGAACCACGTTCTGGGCTGTCCGGGCGGATTTCAACGCGCCACAGCGCCGCACACGCATCGGAGGGGAGCTCCGGGTTGGTAGACTGGACGAACATCTGCCGACCTGTATGGAGCGCGCGAACTTATGACGTCCGAGAACCCCGCTAACGTTCCCGAAGAAGCCGCTTCCGCTCCCACCAAGAACACGCACGAGTACGGCGCCGACGAGATCCAGGTGCTCGAAGGCCTCGAGGCGGTGCGCAAGCGCCCGGGCATGTACATCGGTTCGACGGGCGAGCGCGGTCTGCACCACCTGGTCTACGAGATCGTGGACAACTCGGTGGATGAGGCCCTCGCCGGGTACTGCGACACGATCGGCGTGACGATCCTGCCCGACGGCGCGGTGCGCGTGGTCGACAACGGTCGAGGCATCCCGGTAGACATGCACCGCACGGAGAAGAAGTCGACCGTCGAGGTCGTCCTGACCGTGCTGCACGCCGGCGGAAAGTTCGGCGGCGGCGGGTATGCCGTCTCCGGAGGGCTCCACGGCGTGGGTTCCTCCGTCGTCAACGCCCTCTCCTCTCGTCTGGAGGTCGAGGTCCGGCGACAGGGACACGTGTGGCGGCAGTCGTTCCGCGACGGCGGCGTGCCGGTGGCGCCACTGGAGAAGGGCGAGGCCAGCGACGAGACGGGCACGACCATCACGTTCTGGCCCGATGAGAGCATCTTCGACACGGTCGACTTCGACTACGAGACGCTCCGCACGCGATTCCAGCAGATGGCCTTCCTCAACAAGGGACTGCGCATCGACCTGAGTGACGAGCGGCCGCAGGCGGTCTCGGTCGAGGCGAGCGAGACCGGTGAGGAGATCCCCCACCAGCCGCACGACAGCTTCCTGTACGAGCGCGGACTCGTCGACTACGTCGAGTACCTCAACAAGGTGCGTCGCTCGGAGGTCGTCAACGACGTCATCATCGACTTCGAGTCGGAGGACAACAACCGCAAGATCGCGCTCGAGATGGCGATGCAGTGGACGACGAGTTACAGCGAGAACGTCTTCACGTTCGCCAACACGATCAACACCCACGAGGGCGGCACCCACGAAGAGGGATTCCGCGCCGCGCTGACCACGCTGGTCAACCGGTACGCGCGGGCCAACAACCTGCTCAAGGAGAAGGACGACAACCTCACGGGTGAGGACGTGCGTGAAGGGCTGACAGCCGTCCTGTCGGTCAAGCTGTCGGAGCCGCAGTTCGAGGGTCAGACCAAGACGAAGCTTGGCAACACCGAGGCCAAGGCGTACGTCCAGAAGGTGGTCGGCGACCAGCTCGGCGACTGGTTCGACCGCAACCCGGTGCAGGCGAAGAACATCATCCGCAAGGCCATCGACGCCGCCACCGCCCGCTTGGCCGCGCGCAAGGCCCGCGAGACCGCGCGTCGAAAGAGCGTGTTCGAGTCGGCCGCGATGCCCGACAAGCTCAAGGACTGCACGAGCAAGGACCCCTCGATCAGCGAGATCTTCCTGGTGGAGGGTGACTCCGCCGGCGGCTCGGCCGTACAGGGACGCGACCCGCACACGCAGGCGATCCTGGCGCTGCGCGGCAAGATCCTCAACGTCGAGCGTGCGCGGCTGGACCGTGCCCTGGGCAACAAGGAAGTCCAGGCGATGATCCAGGCCTTCGGCACCGGCATCGGCGAGGACTTCGACATCCAGAAGGCGCGGTACCACAAGATCGTCCTGATGGCCGATGCCGACGTCGACGGTCAGCACATCACGACGCTGCTGCTGACGCTGCTGTTCCGCTACATGCGCGGGCTCATCGAGGCCGGGTTCGTCTACCTCGCGCAGCCCCCGCTGTACCGCATCAAGTGGTCCAACCACGCGCACGAATACGCCTACAGCGACCGGGAGCGCGACGCGCTGCTGGTGGCCGGGCAGGCCGAGGGCAAGCGCATCCCGAAGGACAACGCCATCCAGCGGTACAAGGGTCTGGGCGAGATGAACGACCACGAACTGTGGGAGACCACCATGGACCCGCAGACCCGCACGCTCCGGCAGGTGACGATCGATGACGCCGCCTCGGCGGATGAGATCTTCTCCGTGCTGATGGGCGAAGACGTGGAATCCCGCCGCGGGTTCATCCAGCGCAACGCCAAAGACGTGCGCTTCCTCGACATCTGAGCCTCACCGACGAAGAACTGAGAAGACATGTCTGACGACGCTTCGACCGGCGCGGGCGAGCCCCGCCCCGAGCCCATCCACGAGCACGGCAAGATCGACCAGGTCGACCTGCAGCTGGAGATGCAGCGCAGCTACCTCGACTACGCGATGAGCGTCATCGTGGGTCGCGCGCTCCCCGACGTGCGCGACGGGCTCAAGCCCGTGCACCGCCGCGTGATCTACGGCATGTACGACGGTGGATTCCGCCCCGACAAGTCGTTCTCCAAGTGCGCCCGTGTCGTCGGCGAGGTGATGGGTCACTACCACCCGCACGGTGATGCCCCGATCTACGACGCCCTCGTGCGCCTCGTGCAGCCGTGGTCGCTGCGCTACCCGCTCGCGCTGGGACAGGGCAACTTCGGCTCCCCCGGAAACCAGGGCGCCGCCGCCCCCCGGTACACCGAGACGAAGATGGCTCCCCTCGCGCTGGAGATGGTGCGCGACATCGAAGAGGAGACCGTCGACTTCCAGGACAACTACGACGGTCAGACGCAGGAGCCCACGGTCCTGCCCGCCCGCTTCCCGAACCTCTTGGTGAACGGGTCGGTCGGCATCGCCGTCGGCATGGCCACGAACATCCCGCCGCACAACCTCCGCGAAGTCGCCGCCGGCGCCGTGTGGGCGCTGGATCACCCGGATGCCACGCGCGAAGAGCTGCTCGAAGCCCTCATGGCGCGCATCCCCGGGCCCGACTTCCCCACCGCCGCGCAGATCCTCGGCACCCGCGGCATCAAGGACGCCTACCGCACCGGCCGCGGCTCGATCACGATGCGCGCCGTCGTCAACGTCGAAGAGGTCCAGGGCCGCACGTGCCTGGTCATCACCGAACTGCCGTACCAGGTCAACCCCGACAACGTCGCGGTGAAGATCAGCGACCTCGCGCGCGACGGCAAGATCACCGGTATCGCCGACATCCGCGACGAGTCCTCCGGGCGCACCGGACAGCGCCTGGTCATCGTGCTCAAGCGGGATGCCGTCGCCAAGGTCGTGCTGAACAACCTGTACAAGCACACGCAGCTGCAGGAGAACTTCGGCGCCAACATGCTGGCGATCGTGGACGGCGTGCCGCGCACGCTGCCGCTGGACGGCTTCATCTCGTTGTGGATCGAGCACCAGGTCGAGGTCATCGTCCGCCGCACGCGGTACCGGCTCCGCGAGGCCGAGAAGCGCATGCACATCCTGCGCGGCTACCTCAAGGCGCTCGACGCGCTCGATGAGGTCATCGCGCTCATCCGCCGCTCCCCCACCGTGGAGGAGGCGCGTGAGGGCCTCAAGACCCTGCTCGACGTCGACGACGATCAGGCGCAGGCGATCCTCGACATGCAGCTGCGACGTCTCGCGGCGCTGGAGCGGCAGAAGATCGTCGACCAGGCCACCGAGCTCGAGGCGCGCATCGCGGACTACAACGACATCCTCGCCGACGAGCTTCGCCAGCGCTCGATCATCCGCGACGAACTGAGCGTCATCGTGGAGAAGTTCGGCGACGACCGCCGCACCGAGATCGTGCCGGGCTACGACGGCGACATGAGCATCGAAGACCTCATCCCCGAAGAGGAGATGGTGGTCACCGTCACCCGCGACGGGTACATCAAGCGCACACGCAGCGACAACTACCGGTCGCAGCACCGCGGCGGACGCGGTGTGAAGGGCGCGCAGCTGCGCGCCGACGACGTCGTGGAGCACTTCTTCGTCACCACGACGCACCACTGGCTGCTGTTCTTCACGAACAAGGGCCGCGTGTACCGCGCCAAGGCGTACGAAGTGCCCGAGGCCGGGCGCGACGCGAAGGGCCAGCACGTCGCCAACCTGCTCGCCCTGCAGCCGGAGGAGGAGATCGCGCAGATCCTCGACATCCGCGATTACGAAGTGGCCACCTACCTCACCCTGGCCACGCGCGGTGGCCTGGTGAAGAAGACGCGCCTGTCGGAGTACGACACGAACCGTCAGGGCGGCGTCATCGCGATCCGCCTCCGCGAGGGCGACGAGCTCGTGAGCGCCCTCCTCGTGGACGAGGGCGATGACATCATGCTCATCAGCCGCCACGGCATGTCGTTGCGCTTCACCGCCACCGACGAGTCGCTGCGGCCGATGGGCCGGGCCACCGAGGGTGTGAAGGGCATGTCCTTCCGTGGGGATGACAGCCTCCTGTCGGCATCGGTCGTCTCCGAGGACGGCTACGTCTTCGTCGTCACCGAGGGCGGCTACGCCAAGCGCACTGCGGTGGACCAGTACCGGACCCAGAGCCGCGGCGGTTTGGGCATCAAGGTCGCCCGCCTGAGCGATGATCGCGGCGATCTCGCCGGTGGTCTCATGGTGTCGGAGGACGACGAGGTGCTTGTGGTTCTTGCCAGCGGCAAGGTGGTACGCTCTGCCGTGGCCGAGGTGCCTGCCAAGGGACGTGACACCATGGGAGTCGTTTTCGCCCGCGCCGGTGGAGACGATCGCATCATCGCGATCGCCCGCAACAGCGAGCGGAGCATGACCGCCCTGGCCCAGGATTCCGAGCCCGTGGCCGATGCGCCCGCCGTCGATGCGGCCGCATCCGAAGCCTCCGCCGAGACCACCGAGGAGAGTACTGACGCATGAGCACGGTAGCCGACAAGCTCGCCAAGAAGTCCACCCACAAGACCGGTGCCAAGCAGGTGCGCCTGCGGCTGGTCTATGTGGACTTCTGGTCGGCGGTCAAGCTCTCGTTCCTGGCCGCCGTCGCCCTGGCGATCGTCACCGTGGTGTCGTTCTTCCTCATCTACATGGTCGTGAAGACCACCGGGCTCATCGACCGGGTGGATGAGTTCTTCACGAGCTTCTCCGACGGCGGCGTGTCGCTGGAGGCGTTCGTGGGGCTGCCACAGGTGATGGCGTTCGCGGCGATCGTCGCGATCCTGAACCTCATCGTCGTGACGGTGCTGGGCGCCGTGGTCGCCGGCATCTACAACCTCGCGGTGAAGGTCACCGGGGGACTCCTCGTCGGCTTCACGTCGAACTGATCCGATTCGGAAAAACCTCGCGCGTCGGGTAAAGTCGACGAGGTTGACGACATGCGCGTCAGCGCGATTCGGGGCTATAGCTCAGGCGGTTAGAGCGCTTCACTGATAATGAAGAGGTCCCAGGTTCAAGTCCTGGTAGCCCCACTTTCAACGCCCCGGGGCCTTAGCTCAGTTGGTAGAGCGCCTGCTTTGCAAGCAGGATGTCAGCGGTTCGAATCCGCTAGGCTCCACCACTCCCCACCCCCGGAGCCCTCCAGCGGCGTCAGTCCGGGAACAGCGCGGCCACCGCACGATCGTGCGCGTCGTCGAGGGTATCGGTGTCGACGCCCTCCAGCAGGGCGAACTGCAATCCGCGCCACAGCGCCAGGAGCCGGGATGCGGCGGCCTCGGCATCGGCCTCGGCGTATCCGTGCACCACGAACGCTCGCTGGACCTCGCCGGGCCACACCGCGGCGATGTCGGTCAGCTGACTGCGGTTTCCGTCGGGGTCTCGCACGGCAGTTCCGAACGCCTCGAAGAACAGGCGGATGTAGGGGACGTTCTCCGGCGCCCGCAGCATGCGCCACGCCTCCCCCAGCTGCGTCCTGATGTCTCCCGGGCGCTGCAGATGCGCGAGCAGCGTCCGCTCGGCGGGCATGCCCTCGTACGCGCGTCGCAGCGCGGCGGCGAACAGGGCGTCCTTCGACTCGAAGTAGTACAGCAGCATCCGGTTGTTCGAGCCGATGGCCCGCGCCAACTGCGACAGCGAGAGCTGACTCACGCCGTGCGTGAGCATGTGCTCGGCGGCCAGGGTCAGGAGCCGCTCGGCCTCGCTGCTTCGCGCCGCCGTCATGGCCCCATGATAAGAGCGCCCGGCGACAACCGGATGGGTAGGGTGTGGATTCATGGACATGAGGGTCGCCGCGTACGCCATCGTCGCGGATGCGGAAGGTCGGGTGCTGCTCGCGCACTGGAACGAAGGCCGCCACTCCGCCTGGACCCTGCCGGGAGGAGGATTGGAGCCCGGCGAAGACCCGGAACACGCCGCGCGCCGGGAAGTGCTGGAGGAGACCGGCTTCCGGGTGGTCCTGGACGAGCTGCTAGGCATCCACTCCCGCGTGATCCCCGCCACCGATCGCCTCACCAGCGATGCCGCGGGGCCGCTTCAGGCACTGCGGATCGTCTACCGCGCCCACATCACCGGCGGACGGCTGCGCGACGAGGTCGGCGGATCCACCGACAAGGCCGAGTGGTTCTCGCTCGAACAGATCGAGGCGCTCCCGCGCGTGAAACTCGTCGACATCGGGCTGCGGATGGCCGGGCTGCGGGATCGGCCCTGACGCCGGGGACGGATCCGGGCGGAGGGATCAGCTCGCGAAGCCGGCGGCGTACTCCGGTGCCGGAGGAATCTCCTCGATGACGTCGACGAGGACTCCGCCGGGACCTTCGAAGATGAAATGCCGCTGTCCGAACGGCTCATCGCGCAGGTCCAGTCGCATCTCGACCTCGCCGGCTTCGGCCAGGCGGCGGTACTCCCCCGCAGCGTCGTCGACCTCCACGTTCAGCAACAGCCCCGACGCCGCCCCGCGGTGCCCGGCGGGGATCGTCGGGTGGTCGGCCTGGAGGAAGGCGACCTCGTGCGGACCGTGTCGCAGACTCACGTACCAGTCGGCTCCGAAGGTCTCCTCGAATCCGAAACTCCGGATGAAGAAGTCCGCCGCCTCCCGGGGCTCGGCGGTCTGAACGACGGGGTAGAAAGCGGTCAGTGCCATGGTGACTCCTTTACGTACATTGTGAACGTAAAAGAGGATACATGCGATGTGCACGTAAAGTAAGGGGATGCCACGCGCATCTGCCGCCGACGCGGCCCGCACCGCCGAGCGCATCCTCGACGCGGCCCTCGAGCGGTTCACCGCCGAAGGGTATGCCGAGGCCTCCGTCGACGACATCGCCCGCGCTGCAGGGGTGACCCGGGGCGCGGTGTACCACCACTACGCCGACAAGCGCGGCCTCCTGCGGGCCGCGGCCCGGGCGGGGCACGAGCGCGTTGCGGCGGCGATCGTTCGCCGCGCCGATGGCGAGACCGAGCCGGCGGAGCAGCTGCGTGCGGGATGCCACGCGTTCGTCGACAGCATCACCACCGACACCGCGGCCCGCCTCCTTCTGGTCGAGGCGCCCGCCGTGCTCGGATGGTCGGAGTGGCGCGGACTGGATGCCGCGGCATCCGTCGCCGAGCTGCGTGAGGCGGTCGCCCTGGTGGCCCCGGCGAGTGACGTGGAGGCGCTCACGCAGCTGCTCTCCGGCGCGATGAACGAGGGCGCGCTGTGGCTCATGGAACGCGGCGGCGATGTGGAGGCGCGCGCAGCGCTCCACCGGTCGCTGGACCGGCTGATCGACGCGGTGATCAGCTCGCCGGCGCCGCCACGGTGATGTCGGCGACCGTGGCGTCGTAGGCGGCGATAAGCGCATCGGCGTCGACGAACAGGCTGTAGCCGTGCGCGCCCGCCCCCATCGCGATGCGTCGACCTCGGATGCTCTCATCGGCATACACCGGCCAGTCGGTGGTGCTGCCGATCGGGACGATCGTTCCGCGGGCGTACCCCGTCGCTGCCAGCGCCCGCTCCGCGTCGGGGAGCTGGAGCCGGTTGACTCCGACCACCGCCCGCAGCTTCGGCCAGGAGATTGCCCGGTCGCCGGGCACGAGCGCGAACAGATACGTGTCGTCGGCCCGTTTGACCACGAGCGTCTTGACGATGTCGGCGGGCGTCAGGCCCAGAAGGGCCGCTGCGTCGGCGAGGCTGGATGCGGCGGGCCGCCGAACCAACTCCACCTCGAGGCCGCGCGCGGCAGCCGCGTCACGGACCCTCGAGGTGGAGTCATCGCTCACGCGTCAGGCGCGCGCAGCGGGTCGTCGGCGACCCAGAGCTCGTCGTCGGCGCGCAGGGTCTGCCAGGCGGCGTAGACGACGCCGGCCGCAGCGGCGATCCCGAGAAGGATCGCGATGACCCCGCCGGCGCCCATGCCCGAGCGCTTCGGCTCGGCGAACTTCGCGGACAGCGCCTTGGTGGCCTTCTTGCCGTACTTGTCGGCCTTCTTCGCGTAGGTCTTCGCGTCCGGCAGGGCCAGGCCGCGGCCCGAGGCCAGACGTGCGCGGGTGTCGTGCGCGGCATCCCACACCGACATGGCGGACCCGACGACCGCACCCGCGGTGGGGACGACCTTGTCGGTCAGCAGGTGACGCGACAGCTGCACGCTCTTGTCCACGTAGGGAGCGGCGTACTTGCCGTAGCTCTGCTGTACGACGGGGACCACCTGCTCACGGCCGTAGTTGCCGATCTGGCGCCCGGCCTCGCGGGCGACGTTCGCGCTCTGATTCAGCAGCACCTGCTGCGATTCCCAGAGCTTGGTCGCCTGCTCCTGGAGCTTGCGGAGTTCTTTCTTACGCTTGCGGCTGACGCTCACGGTTGTGCCCTCCCGATCGATGGGACGTATCCGCCCATCTTGCCAGACGCGGCCTCCGACGGACGGAGGGGCTTGCAGATAACTCTGCGAGAATGTACCCAT
Coding sequences within:
- a CDS encoding VOC family protein, with amino-acid sequence MALTAFYPVVQTAEPREAADFFIRSFGFEETFGADWYVSLRHGPHEVAFLQADHPTIPAGHRGAASGLLLNVEVDDAAGEYRRLAEAGEVEMRLDLRDEPFGQRHFIFEGPGGVLVDVIEEIPPAPEYAAGFAS
- a CDS encoding NUDIX hydrolase; translated protein: MDMRVAAYAIVADAEGRVLLAHWNEGRHSAWTLPGGGLEPGEDPEHAARREVLEETGFRVVLDELLGIHSRVIPATDRLTSDAAGPLQALRIVYRAHITGGRLRDEVGGSTDKAEWFSLEQIEALPRVKLVDIGLRMAGLRDRP
- a CDS encoding TetR/AcrR family transcriptional regulator, which encodes MPRASAADAARTAERILDAALERFTAEGYAEASVDDIARAAGVTRGAVYHHYADKRGLLRAAARAGHERVAAAIVRRADGETEPAEQLRAGCHAFVDSITTDTAARLLLVEAPAVLGWSEWRGLDAAASVAELREAVALVAPASDVEALTQLLSGAMNEGALWLMERGGDVEARAALHRSLDRLIDAVISSPAPPR
- the gyrA gene encoding DNA gyrase subunit A, translated to MSDDASTGAGEPRPEPIHEHGKIDQVDLQLEMQRSYLDYAMSVIVGRALPDVRDGLKPVHRRVIYGMYDGGFRPDKSFSKCARVVGEVMGHYHPHGDAPIYDALVRLVQPWSLRYPLALGQGNFGSPGNQGAAAPRYTETKMAPLALEMVRDIEEETVDFQDNYDGQTQEPTVLPARFPNLLVNGSVGIAVGMATNIPPHNLREVAAGAVWALDHPDATREELLEALMARIPGPDFPTAAQILGTRGIKDAYRTGRGSITMRAVVNVEEVQGRTCLVITELPYQVNPDNVAVKISDLARDGKITGIADIRDESSGRTGQRLVIVLKRDAVAKVVLNNLYKHTQLQENFGANMLAIVDGVPRTLPLDGFISLWIEHQVEVIVRRTRYRLREAEKRMHILRGYLKALDALDEVIALIRRSPTVEEAREGLKTLLDVDDDQAQAILDMQLRRLAALERQKIVDQATELEARIADYNDILADELRQRSIIRDELSVIVEKFGDDRRTEIVPGYDGDMSIEDLIPEEEMVVTVTRDGYIKRTRSDNYRSQHRGGRGVKGAQLRADDVVEHFFVTTTHHWLLFFTNKGRVYRAKAYEVPEAGRDAKGQHVANLLALQPEEEIAQILDIRDYEVATYLTLATRGGLVKKTRLSEYDTNRQGGVIAIRLREGDELVSALLVDEGDDIMLISRHGMSLRFTATDESLRPMGRATEGVKGMSFRGDDSLLSASVVSEDGYVFVVTEGGYAKRTAVDQYRTQSRGGLGIKVARLSDDRGDLAGGLMVSEDDEVLVVLASGKVVRSAVAEVPAKGRDTMGVVFARAGGDDRIIAIARNSERSMTALAQDSEPVADAPAVDAAASEASAETTEESTDA
- a CDS encoding DUF3566 domain-containing protein; its protein translation is MSTVADKLAKKSTHKTGAKQVRLRLVYVDFWSAVKLSFLAAVALAIVTVVSFFLIYMVVKTTGLIDRVDEFFTSFSDGGVSLEAFVGLPQVMAFAAIVAILNLIVVTVLGAVVAGIYNLAVKVTGGLLVGFTSN
- a CDS encoding DNA helicase translates to MSVSRKRKKELRKLQEQATKLWESQQVLLNQSANVAREAGRQIGNYGREQVVPVVQQSYGKYAAPYVDKSVQLSRHLLTDKVVPTAGAVVGSAMSVWDAAHDTRARLASGRGLALPDAKTYAKKADKYGKKATKALSAKFAEPKRSGMGAGGVIAILLGIAAAAGVVYAAWQTLRADDELWVADDPLRAPDA
- a CDS encoding TetR/AcrR family transcriptional regulator; its protein translation is MTAARSSEAERLLTLAAEHMLTHGVSQLSLSQLARAIGSNNRMLLYYFESKDALFAAALRRAYEGMPAERTLLAHLQRPGDIRTQLGEAWRMLRAPENVPYIRLFFEAFGTAVRDPDGNRSQLTDIAAVWPGEVQRAFVVHGYAEADAEAAASRLLALWRGLQFALLEGVDTDTLDDAHDRAVAALFPD
- a CDS encoding aminoacyl-tRNA deacylase — translated: MSDDSTSRVRDAAAARGLEVELVRRPAASSLADAAALLGLTPADIVKTLVVKRADDTYLFALVPGDRAISWPKLRAVVGVNRLQLPDAERALAATGYARGTIVPIGSTTDWPVYADESIRGRRIAMGAGAHGYSLFVDADALIAAYDATVADITVAAPAS